Proteins from one Podospora pseudoanserina strain CBS 124.78 chromosome 1, whole genome shotgun sequence genomic window:
- the SEC21 gene encoding coatomer subunit gamma (EggNog:ENOG503NW2T; COG:U; BUSCO:EOG09260JTZ) yields MSYGKKDEDADTGLVKIDRTQVFQEARLFNSSPIQPRRCRILLTKIGLLLYTGEKFPTTEATTLFFGISKLFQNKDASLRQMVHLIIKELASSAEDIIMVTSTIMKDTGGSTDAIYRPNAIRALCRIIDATTVQSIERVLKTAIVDKNPTVSSAALVSSYHLLPIAREVVKRWQSETQEAAASTKSSGGFSLGFSSSSANLPVNNSTMTQYHAIGLLYQMRMHDRMALVKMVQQFGAAGAVKNPAAIVMLVRLAAQLAEEDAQLRRPMMQLLDGWLRHKSEMVNFEAAKAICDMRDVTDAEVSQAVHVLQLFLTSPRAVTKFAALRILHNIASFKPNVVNVCNPDIELLISNSNRSIATFAITTLLKTGNEASVDRLMKQISGFMSEITDEFKITIVEAIRTLCLKFPSKQAGMLQFLSGVLRDEGGYEFKRAVVESMFDLIKFVPESKEEALAHLCEFIEDCEFTKLAVRILHLLGVEGPKTSQPTKYIRYIYNRVVLENALVRAAAVTALAKFGVGQKDPEVKRSVDVLLTRCLDDVDDEVRDRAALNLSLMHEEDELATRFVRNDSMFSLPYFEHQLVMYVTSDDKSVFDDSFDVSKIPIVTREQADAEDRTKKLTATTPSLKPPKTGPTKAAPSAADAAASATATAQKYAQELLAIPELKEFGAVLKSSPVVELTEAETEYVVSVVKHIFKEHIVLQYEVKNTLPDTVLENVSVVATPSDEEELQEVFIIQAEKLATDEPGKIYVAFQKVNGEGALPIATFSNVLKFTSKEIDPTTGEPEETGYDDEYEVSEFDLSGADYVVPAFASNFAHIWEQVGAQGDEAEETLQLSGMKSIADATEQLAKALSLQPLEGTDVPVNQTTHTLKLLGKTVGGGRVVANVRMAYSSKTGVTTKITVRSEEEGVAALVIGSVA; encoded by the exons ATGAGCTACgggaagaaggacgaggatgCCGATACTGGTCTGGTCAAGATTGACCGGACCCAGGTTTTCCAAGAAG CTCGACTGTTCAACAGCTCCCCCATCCAACCGCGAAGATGCCGCATTCTCTTGACCAAGATCGGCCTGCTCCTCTACACGGGCGAGAAGTTCCCTACCACGGAAGCAACCACTCTTTTTTTCGGCATCTCGAAGCTCTTCCAGAACAAAGATGCCAGTCTGCGCCAGATGgtccacctcatcatcaaggagCTCGCCAGCTCCGCCGAGGACATCATCATGGTCACGAGCACCATCATGAAGGATACTGGAGGCAGTACGGATGCCATCTATCGCCCAAATGCCATCAGAGCGCTCTGCCGCATTATTGAT GCTACCACTGTCCAGTCCATCGAGCGAGTCCTCAAAACTGCCATCGTCGATAAGAACCCCACCGTTTCCTCTGCCGCTCTCGTTTCGTCgtaccacctcctccccattgcCAGAGAAGTCGTCAAGAGATGGCAAAGCGAGACCCAGGAGGCGGCTGCTAGCACCAAGTCGTCCGGTGGCTTCTCGCTCGGCTTCTCTTCGTCTTCAGCCAACCTTCCCGTGAACAACTCCACGATGACCCAGTACCACGCTATCGGTCTGTTGTACCAGATGAGGATGCACGACAGGATGGcattggtgaagatggtgcaGCAGTTCGGTGCGGCCGGCGCTGTGAAGAACCCCGCCGCCATTGTCATGCTCGTCCGTCTTGCCGCCCagctggccgaggaggatgcccagCTCAGGAGGCCGATGATGCAGCTGCTGGATGGCTGGCTCAGGCATAAGAGCGAGATGGTCAACTtcgaggcggccaaggctATCTGCGACATGCGGGACGTCACCGACGCCGAGGTTTCGCAGGCCGTCCAcgtcctccagctcttcctcaCCTCTCCTCGCGCTGTCACCAAGTTTGCGGCTCTTCGTATTCTGCACAACATCGCCTCGTTCAAGCCCAATGTTGTCAACGTCTGCAACCCCGACATCGAgctcctcatctccaacagcaaccgtTCCATTGCTACtttcgccatcaccaccctgcTCAAGACCGGCAACGAGGCTAGTGTGGATCGTCTCATGAAGCAAATCTCCGGCTTCATGTCTGAGATCACGGATGAGTTCAAGATTACCATCGTGGAGGCCATCCGCACGCTTTGCCTCAAGTTCCCTAGCAAGCAGGCCGGCATGCTCCAGTTCCTCAGCGGCGTCCTGCGCGATGAGGGTGGCTATGAGTTCAAGCGCGCCGTGGTGGAGAGCATGTTTGACCTGATCAAGTTTGTCCCCGAGTcaaaggaggaggctctCGCCCATCTGTGCGAATTCATCGAGGACTGCGAGTTTACCAAGCTTGCTGTTCGCATCCTGCATCTCCTTGGTGTGGAAGGCCCCAAGACCTCGCAGCCTACCAAGTACATCCGGTACATCTACAACCGTGTTGTGCTTGAAAACGCCCTTGTtcgcgccgccgccgtcaccgCGTTGGCCAAGTTCGGTGTTGGCCAGAAGGACCCCGAGGTCAAGCGCAGTGTGGACGTTTTGCTCACCCGATGCTTGGacgatgtggatgatgaggtccGTGATCGTGCTGCGCTCAACCTCAGCCTGATgcacgaggaggatgagttgGCGACGAGGTTCGTCAGGAACGACAGCATGTTCTCTCTTCCATACTTTGAGCACCAGCTCGTCATGTACGTCACATCTGATGACAAGTCTGTGTTTGACGACTCTTTCGACGTCTCCAAGATCCCAATTGTCACCCGGGAGCAGGCCGATGCGGAGGACAGGACGAAGAAGCTCACGGCCACCACACCATCGCTCAAGCCACCAAAGACCGGCCCCACCAAGGCTGCTCCCTCGGCGGCCGACGCCGCGGCTTCTGCCACAGCTACCGCGCAAAAGTATGCCCAGGAGCTTTTGGCCATCCCAGAGCTCAAGGAGTTTGGTGCCGTGCTCAAATCCTCGCCTGTCGTGGAGCTCACGGAGGCCGAGACCGAGTACGTCGTCAGCGTGGTCAAGCACATCTTCAAGGAGCACATTGTGCTGCAGTATGAAGTCAAGAACACGCTTCCCGACACCGTATTAGAAAATGTCTCCGTTGTGGCTACTCCTTCggacgaggaagagctgCAAGAGGTGTTTATCATTCAGGCTGAGAAACTGGCTACGGATGAGCCAGGCAAGATCTATGTTGCGTTCCAGAAGGTGAACGGCGAAGGGGCTCTTCCCATCGCCACCTTCAGCAACGTTCTCAAGTTCACCAGCAAGGAGATTGATCCCACTACTGGCGAGCCAGAGGAGACTGGGTATGATGACGAGTACGAAGTTTCCGAGTTTGACTTGTCGGGTGCCGATTATGTGGTGCCGGCGTTTGCTAGCAACTTTGCGCACATCTGGGAGCAGGTGGGCGCTCAAGGGgacgaggctgaggagaCGCTGCAGCTGAGTGGGATGAAGAGCATAGcgg ATGCCACTGAACAACTAGCCAAGGCACTGTCACTCCAGCCTCTGGAGGGCACCGATGTACCAGTGAACCAGACGACACACACGCTCAAGCTGCTGGGCAAGAcggtcggcggcggcagagtGGTGGCCAACGTCAGGATGGCCTACTCATCCAAGACAGGCGTGACAACCAAGATCACGGTGAggagtgaggaggaaggtgtggCGGCTCTTGTTATTGGTTCTGTTGCTTAA
- the EPT1 gene encoding Phosphotransferase (EggNog:ENOG503NUD8; COG:I), translating into MVYVRQERLPALKQYKYSSVDHSLVSKYILKPFYTNVVIKLFPLSMAPNLITLTGFMFVVANFLTLLWYNPTLDQDCPSWVYYSWAAGLFLYQTFDAVDGTQARRTKQSGPLGELFDHGVDALNTSLEVLIFAASQNMGQSWKTVATLFASLLTFYVQTWDEYHTKTLTLGIVNGPVEGILILVGVYALTGYKGGASFWQQGMLAAVGIPQEILGLTIPEGVYNMNFTEWYMVQGTVVLVYNTVESARNVIRARRAKGDKSRYALVGLGPFFAAWGLIVAYLWLQPGILRGHLVPFALFAGLVNAYSVGQMITAHLVKLDFPYWNVMVIPLGFGVVDSLGPLLLKHSPIPGLGWPSALGDGVYQVAYMFCMLGMAVGVYGSFVVDVIVTICDYLDIWCLTIKHPYVPEEEDESNGELKKKN; encoded by the coding sequence ATGGTCTACGTCCGTCAAGAGCGGCTCCCGGCCCTCAAGCAATACAAGTACTCCTCGGTCGACCACTCCCTCGTCTCGAAATATATCCTCAAGCCCTTTTACACCAACGTCGTGATCAAACTGTTCCCCCTGTCCATGGCCCCCAACCTGATCACCCTGACGGGCTTCATGTTTGTCGTCGCCAACTTTTTGACCCTGCTCTGGTACAACCCCACGCTTGACCAAGACTGCCCGTCGTGGGTGTACTACTCCTGGGCTGCCGGCCTCTTCCTCTACCAGACCTTTGACGCGGTCGACGGGACCCAGGCAAGAAGGACGAAGCAGTCTGGCCCGCTAGGCGAGCTGTTCGATCACGGCGTTGACGCGCTGAACACGAGCTTGGAGGTGCTGATTTTTGCGGCGTCGCAGAACATGGGGCAGTCTTGGAAGACGGTCGCGACGCTGTTTGCGAGCTTGTTGACGTTTTATGTCCAGACCTGGGATGAGTACCACACCAAGACTCTGACGCTCGGGATTGTCAACGGGCCAGTGGAGGGGATTTTAATTCTGGTGGGAGTGTATGCCTTGACGGGTTACAAGGGGGGGGCGAGTTTCTGGCAGCAGGGGATGCTGGCTGCTGTCGGGATCCCGCAGGAGATTTTGGGCCTGACGATCCCGGAGGGGGTTTATAACATGAACTTTACCGAGTGGTACATGGTTCAGGGAACGGTTGTGTTGGTTTACAACACTGTCGAGTCGGCGAGGAATGTGAttcgggcgaggagggcgaagGGGGACAAGTCGCGGTATGCTCTGGTCGGGCTGGGACCATTCTTCGCGGCATGGGGGCTGATTGTGGCTTATCTGTGGTTGCAGCcggggattttgagggggcaTTTGGTTCCTTTTGCGCTGTTTGCCGGGTTGGTGAATGCGTATAGCGTGGGACAGATGATCACGGCACATTTGGTCAAGTTGGATTTCCCCTACTGGAACGTCATGGTCATCCCTCTGGgctttggggtggtggattcGCTTGGGCCGTTGCTGCTGAAGCATAGCCCTATTCCTGGCCTGGGGTGGCCGAGTGCCCTCGGGGATGGGGTGTATCAGGTTGCGTACATGTTCTGCATGCTGGGGATGGCGGTTGGTGTGTATGGGAGTTttgtggtggatgtgatTGTGACGATTTGCGACTACTTGGACATTTGGTGCTTGACGATTAAGCACCCGTATGttcctgaggaggaggacgagagcAACggggagttgaagaagaagaattga
- the GDT1 gene encoding GCR1-dependent translation factor 1 (BUSCO:EOG092646CB; COG:U; EggNog:ENOG503NV4V) has protein sequence MKLRHKQSPLVLLLLQSLAATAVLAERQLDRDSVAADSYRSDPIIDTPAAVKKYGTKDAPIDGKDGRPHAGPFVELDSASESSELPVLKDRPTDPTIIDGKKIPDSNDGVMDDKNRSEPKKGTTGLEGGVSEKDKERKLKEQTGEKVENKPQAPKEAPPLPHADQEKILAAAGDGEGRDKTSEDVSGLEKPADLPEKTHDKSLPLPDSAANIDHLDITKGSKGQSSGSGDDEAEGLIRPFHSFVLSLTMILFSEIGDKTFLVAALMAMKHDRMVVFTAALSALVAMTVLSAMLGHAVPALISERLTHFLAAALFTVFGVRLLREGLAMSPDEGVSAEMQEVEQELAEKEQEARKHGRRRSSVSPYALEMGLGTRKSRSKSRFPTPPRSPSSSPESRNRSGRNALGGFVSGLSNLFSLLLSPAWVQTFVMTFLGEWGDRSQIATIAMAAGQDYWWVTLGAVLGHACCTGVAVIGGRAIAGKVSLKVVTVGGAIAFLVFGFIYFIEALYS, from the exons ATGAAGCTGCGTCATAAGCAATCGCCACTCGTTCTCTTGCTCCTACAGTCCCTTGCCGCAACCGCTGTTCTCGCCGAACGACAGCTGGATAGGGACTCGGTTGCCGCCGACTCCTACAGATCAGACCCCATCATCGACACACCAGCTGCCGTCAAAAAGTATGGTACCAAGGATGCGCCGATTGACGGCAAGGACGGGAGGCCCCATGCTGGTCCCTTCGTCGAGCTCGACAGCGCatccgaatcctccgagttGCCTGTCCTGAAAGACCGGCCGACCGATCCTACAATCATTGACGGAAAGAAGATCCCGGACAGCAACGACGGAGTCATGGATGACAAGAATCGATCGGAGCCCAAGAAGGGCACCACGGGATTGGAGGGCGGCGTGAgcgagaaggacaaggagcgGAAGCTCAAAGAGCAGACTGGCGAAAAGGTTGAAAACAAGCCCCAGGCACCAAAGGAAgcacctccccttccacacGCTGATCAGGAGAAGATCCTGGCCGCagctggagatggcgagggcaGAGATAAAACGTCAGAGGATGTCTCCGGTCTCGAG AAACCGGCAGACCTTCCCGAAAAGACCCACGACAAATCCCTTCCTTTGCCTGATTCAGCCGCCAACATCGACCATCTGGACATCACCAAGGGGAGCAAGGGCCAGAGTTCGGGCTCCGGAGACGATGAAGCCGAAGGCCTCATTCGACCTTTCCACTCGTTTGTCCTGTCTCTCACCATGATTCTCTTCTCTGAAATTGGTGACAAGACGTTCCTTGTTGCTGCCTTGATGGCGATGAAGCATGACCGGATGGTGGTCTTCACGGCCGCTCTCAGCGCCTTGGTTGCCATGACTGTCCTCTCGGCCATGTTGGGTCACGCCGTGCCTGCCCTAATCTCGGAGCGTCTGACGCATTTCCTCGCCGCTGCGCTCTTCACCGTCTTTGGTGTCCGACTGCTGCGTGAAGGTCTTGCCATGAGCCCGGACGAGGGTGTTTCCGCCGAGATGCAGGAGGTGGAACAAGAGTTGGCAGAAAAAGAGCAGGAGGCCAGAAAGCACGGTCGTAGAAGATCAAGTGTTTCGCCGTATGCTCTGGAAATGGGCCTTGGCACTCGCAAGTCCCGATCCAAGTCTCGCTtccccactcctcctcgcaGCCCTTCGAGTTCGCCCGAGAGCCGCAACCGGTCTGGTCGTAACGCTCTCGGTGGATTTGTATCTGGCTTGAGCAATCTCTTTTCGCTGCTCCTGAGCCCTGCGTGGGTGCAGACCTTTGTCATGACTTTCCTTGGAGAGTGGGGTGACCGCAGTCAAATTGCTACCATTGCGATGGCGGCTGGTCAGGATTATTGGTGGGTGACTTTGGGTGCCGTCTTGGGCCATGCCTGCTGCACTGGTGTTGCAGTCATTGGGGGCAGAGCCATTGCCGGCAAGGTCAGTCTCAAAGTTG TTACTGTTGGAGGCGCCATCGCGTTCCTGGTATTCGGCTTCATCTACTTCATTGAGGCCTTGTATTCCTAG
- a CDS encoding hypothetical protein (COG:S; EggNog:ENOG503P01F), which yields MPNRLVEQAQEVAKEDIDKYKALLNDAARSRSYLYPIKGIFYFMSHRELWKPLASKLVPYLGLYASVMGPMFFFTYLPQLAIMVFVNGPLAVLTTILLVLNESAAVVSILSKSFLLQDALLDTFDGTLIAKNKTEIVANGREVNSRGDAIQKLGKALKKPFSKFSVKELVRYFMYLPLNFIPVVGTVAFIVIRGRARGNSVHDRYFQLKGWSASRKSEWLSKHKGPYTGRLRKSWIHEAQIASRAHMSAKLSTCDTLTYHAQFEALVWLTMTDVTSFGTAATLLEMVPVASIVFSFTNTVGAALWAADIEGKDTEMTKATAPELREAAKKVE from the exons ATGCCCAACCGACTTGTTGAACAGGCCCAGGAGGTCGCGAAAGAGGACATCGACAAATACAAGGCCCTTCTGAACGATGCTGCCAGAAGCCGGTCTTACTTGTATCCCATCAAGGGGATTTTCTACTTCATGTCCCATCGCGAGCTGTGGAAGCCCCTGGCTTCGAAGCTGGTACCTTACCTCGGGCTCTATGCTTCAGTCATGGGACCCATGTTCTTCTTCACATATCTCCCTCAGTTGGCCATCATGGTCTTCGTGAACGGGCCTCTCGCTGTGCTCACAACtatccttcttgtcctcaacGAGAGCGCAGCCGTTGTCTCGATCCTCTCGAAAAGTTTCCTGCTGCAGGACGCGCTTCTGGACACATTCGACGGTACACTGATCGCGAAAAACAAGACAGAGATTGTTGCAAATGGCAGAGAGGTCAACTCTCGGGGAGACGCTATTCAGAAACTGGGCAAGGCACTGAAGAAACCATTCAGCAAATTCAGCGTTAAGGAGCTGGTTCGATACTTCATGTACTTGCCTCTCAACTTTATTCCGGTTGTTGGAACAGTGGCCTTCATCGTTATCCGCGGCCGCGCTCGTGGCAACTCTGTTCATGATCGG TACTTCCAACTCAAAGGATGGTCTGCATCCAGAAAGTCTGAGTGGCTCTCAAAGCATAAGGGCCCCTACACTGG ACGCCTCCGAAAGTCTTGGATTCATGAAGCACAAATCGCTTCGAGAGCGCACATGTCGGCTAAACTATCCACCTGCGACACTCTGACGTATCACGCACAATTTGAGGCTTTGGTTTGGCTAACCATGACTGACGTTACCAGTTTCGGAACTGCTGCCACCCTTCTCGAGATGGTTCCGGTGGCGTCCATCGTCTTCTCGTTCACCAACACAG TTGGCGCTGCTCTCTGGGCCGCTGATATCGAGGGCAAGGATACCGAGATGACCAAGGCCACAGCCCCCGAACTCCgggaggcggccaagaaaGTGGAGTGA
- the YAP3 gene encoding AP-1-like transcription factor (EggNog:ENOG503NXPQ; COG:K) yields the protein MDFTHTAYFGGSQPYQFMGIPPPLTPAHSTSVASDDFNTTSPPEVYEQYPNGIPHEQFQNFDNYVQFNPAQTFPGPPTPPGQAPIPAPVQPGPINGAVPQARPPTVEILPLSTIDFDEQSRRQQGSNSEEDDLTPAQSRRKAQNRAAQRAFRERKERHVKDLENRLQQTEQREQETATENERLKKELQQKMTELEILRATSNANGGGSPGRNSASPVVTGPMSYNPTDFYSNVLQNHANKTPSHRIVTSDSGERLLAAGATWELIISHDLFRRGLVDIGAVSERIKPLAKCDGQGPVFEERAILMAIEQSVASGSDELL from the exons ATGGATTTCACACATACCGCGTACTTTGGTGGCTCTCAGCCCTACCAATTCATGGggatccctcctcccctcactCCGGCGCATTCCACATCGGTAGCGTCGGACgacttcaacaccacctcacctccg GAGGTCTACGAGCAATATCCCAACGGCATCCCTCATGAGCAGTTCCAGAACTTCGACAACTACGTCCAATTCAATCCTGCGCAGACCTTCCCGGGTCCACCCACGCCGCCGGGTCAGGCTCCCATTCCTGCACCTGTGCAGCCGGGCCCCATCAATGGCGCCGTCCCGCAGGCGCGGCCCCCTACTGTTGAGATCCTGCCTCTCTCCACGATAGACTTTGACGAGCAGAGCCGTCGGCAACAAGGGTCCAATTCGGAAGAGGATGACCTGACCCCAGCCCAGTCGAGGCGCAAAGCTCAAAACCGTGCAGC TCAACGAGCCTTCCGCGAGCGCAAGGAACGCCACGTCAAGGACCTCGAAAACCGCCTGCAACAAACCGAGCAAAGGGAGCAGGAGACGGCGACCGAGAATGAGCGCCTGAAGAAGGAACTGCAGCAGAAGATGACCGAGCTCGAGATCCTGCGGGCGACATCTAATGCTAACGGCGGTGGGTCGCCCGGCAGGAACAGCGCCTCACCAGTCGTGACAGGTCCCATGTCGTACAACCCAACCGACTTTTACTCCAACGTCCTCCAGAACCACGCCAACAAGACTCCAAGCCACAGGATAGTGACCAGTGACAGCGGCGAACGTCTTCTCGCTGCAGGCGCAACGTGGGAGTTAATCATCAGCCATGATCTCTTCCGGCGTGGACTGGTTGATATCGGAGCAGTCAGCGAACGGATCAAGCCTCTGGCCAAGTGCGATGGCCAAGGCCCGGTGTTTGAGGAAAGGGCCATTCTCATGGCCATCGAGCAGAGTGTGGCCAGTGGGAGCGACGAGCTTCTTTGA
- a CDS encoding hypothetical protein (COG:S; EggNog:ENOG503P74G) — protein MSGRGRGRGRGGAGTDTGAGRARRSTRQAAVQQQEQSEPTPSINTQSPAQQSNQAIPSQDGLMGPPPPPGIKNVQGPSVYQFSRRGAPRSERGGSLASLNSVAVSDSVYTAMPSQADHLNTTGLPGAALGTPIRPINVPVRATSVPFSVKYETPGKRARQTVFMTRRLRDLKNTSVEFFEHLCTYQDDEGWEEAHEQIRFIYDAFRRVYVGKNSEPTIDPSFVLEAMGHHEGTPAWYEAYRTVYLANLAALLQDIQTTEQQDYLPLLQSWEEDFPKFYIPKDQDIAGVSEMVIDIRTQLSIFTLKKFRQDGSIDFHPYEKIAKIWSGEDVSASKVEAALGGNQDELQLKPVDPEDPDSALHSERAWTRLRSLCEHFLNQHLTPGTENAFDQALNQLQSTYDFSEFVKHLRALVEDSFLRTKEALDAAELPLPGQSSDASRIDSQIQTQLEAEMAQDPASSYNVGYPSSLPTYPRIPYPEFSQESSPGFSDQAPRSGFQNGAIYAQSAAQVTTTTGGRKKRGAAAADASGDQENTQPKKRARRKKNADAESDPSANGQVVPVQPAAPIQYPPLPGTQLEPDFDALTQRSKEISAANRKAREPQVRSAWVRNDVRELVKAVHTYGCKWSVIEKQIKEGNIHFERPRDQQALRDKARLLKQDFLKVDGVLPKGFDLVVLGKKEREAVKACGKNPDRKESDLDANGHPINTEFGDSVTAAAHAAPVAQMDALPPPPPHDPQLLQGAVHGVQGNDIGMDGGQDGMQDNGFSEHGKSEADPVHDPAMDASAEAQPVISDLQPLTTV, from the exons ATGTCTGGACGTGGCAGAGGTCGCGGCAGAGGTGGCGCTGGCACCGACACAGGTGCAGGTCGCGCCCGGCGTTCGACTCGACAGGCCGCCGTacagcagcaagaacaaAGTGAGCCCACCCCAAGCATCAACACCCAGTCTCCTGCTCAGCAGAGCAACCAAGCCATTCCGTCTCAGGATGGGCTCATGGGACCCCCCCCGCCTCCGGGCATTAAGAATGTTCAAGGTCCAAGCGTGTACCAGTTCTCACGAAGAGGCGCTCCCCGAAGTGAACGCGGCGGAAGTCTGGCAAGCCTCAACAGCGTTGCTGTCAGTGACTCTGTGTACACAGCAATGCCATCCCAGGCGGATCATCTGA ACACTACCGGGCTCCCAGGTGCTGCTCTGGGAACCCCCATACGCCCAATTAATGTGCCAGTTCGAGCCACAAGTGTCCCGTTTTCTGTGAAGTACGAGACCCCTGGCAAGCGGGCGCGTCAAACTGTGTTCATGACCCGCAGATTACGCGACCTCAAAAATACAAGCGTCGAGTTCTTTGAGCATCTCTGCACTTATCAAGACGATGAAGGATGGGAGGAAGCCCATGAGCAGATCCGCTTTATCTATGATGCTTTCCGGAGGGTTTACGTTGGTAAGAACAGCGAGCCTACCATCGATCCCTCCTTTGTTCTTGAAGCCATGGGGCACCACGAAGGCACTCCTGCATGGTACGAGGCTTACCGGACTGTTTACCTCGCCAATCTCGCCGCGCTTCTTCAAGACATCCAGACAACGGAGCAGCAGGATTACTTGCCTCTCCTTCAGTCCTGGGAAGAGGACTTCCCCAAGTTTTACATACCAAAGGACCAGGACATTGCGGGTGTTTCTGAGATGGTGATCGATATTCGGACGCAGCTCTCAATCTTCACCCTCAAGAAGTTCCGGCAAGATGGCTCCATCGACTTTCATCCATACGAAAAGATTGCCAAGATTTGGAGCGGCGAGGATGTTTCGGCCAGCAAAGTGGAAGCTGCCTTGGGAGGAAACCAGGATGAACTTCAACTGAAACCTGTTGACCCTGAGGACCCCGACTCAGCGCTGCACAGCGAGAGAGCGTGGACGCGGCTCAGATCGCTGTGCGAGCACTTTCTCAATCAACACTTGACGCCTGGTACCGAAAACGCTTTCGACCAAGCACTCAACCAACTTCAGTCCACTTATGACTTCTCTGAGTTTGTCAAACATCTCCGCGCGTTGGTCGAGGACAGCTTCCTCCGTACCAAGGAGGCTTTGGATGCTGCGGAACTCCCTCTGCCTGGCCAGTCATCCGATGCGAGTAGGATTGATTCGCAGATTCAAACCCAACTGGAAGCCGAAATGGCTCAAGATCCTGCTTCGTCATACAACGTCGGCTACCCTTCCTCATTGCCGACTTACCCAAGGATCCCCTATCCGGAGTTTAGCCAAGAGTCGAGCCCTGGATTCAGTGATCAGGCGCCGCGAAGCGGTTTCCAGAACGGAGCTATCTACGCTCAGTCTGCCGCACAggtgacgacgacaaccGGCGGTAGGAAGAAACGCggggcggctgctgcggATGCCAGCGGTGACCAGGAGAATACTCAGCCGAAGAAGCGTGCTAGACGCAAGAAGAATGCCGATGCAGAGTCCGACCCGTCTGCCAACGGCCAAGTCGTTCCTGTCCAGCCGGCAGCTCCCATTCAGtacccccctctccccggTACTCAGCTGGAGCCCGATTTTGATGCTCTCACTCAGCGATCCAAGGAGATATCGGCTGCCAATCGGAAGGCCAGAGAGCCGCAAGTGCGCTCTGCCTGGGTACGGAATGATGTTCGGGAGTTGGTCAAGGCTGTTCACACATACGGCTGCAAGTGGAGTGTTATCGAGAAGCAAATCAAGGAGGGAAATATTCATTTCGAGCGGCCTCGGGATCAGCAAGCCCTCCGTGACAAGGCGCGCTTGCTCAAGCAAGATTTCCTCAA GGTCGATGGCGTTCTCCCCAAGGGCTTTGATCTCGTCGTGCtggggaagaaagagagagaagccGTCAAAGCTTGCGGCAAGAACCCCGACCGCAAAGAATCTGATCTTGATGCCAACGGCCATCCAATCAACACGGAATTTGGCGATTCCGTCACCGCCGCGGCCCATGCGGCACCTGTTGCGCAGATGGAcgcgcttcctcctcccccgccccacGATCCCCAACTTCTCCAAGGTGCTGTGCATGGCGTGCAGGGCAACGATATCGGTATGGATGGCGGCCAAGATGGCATGCAAGATAATGGGTTTTCCGAGCACGGTAAATCCGAAGCTGACCCGGTACACGACCCGGCGATGGACGCCTCTGCCGAAGCTCAGCCTGTGATCTCGGACCTGCAGCCACTTACAACTGTCTAG